One part of the Arcanobacterium phocisimile genome encodes these proteins:
- the rph gene encoding ribonuclease PH encodes MTTFSRADGRSTDELRPVKITRNFLDTGEGSVLVEFGNTKVLCVASFTEGVPRWRKDSGEGWVTGEYAMLPRATSTRNQRESVKGKVSGRTQEISRLVGRALRAVVDMSALGENTIVLDCDVLQADGGTRTASITGAYVALADAIDWGIAQGHIKPRVGKPVLKDSVAAISVGIIDGVPCLDLPYEEDVRAETDMNVVMTGSGKFVEVQGTAEGEPFDRAELGVLLDLATKGCEELTIKQRQARENGN; translated from the coding sequence ATGACTACATTTTCTCGCGCCGACGGTCGCTCAACCGATGAACTTCGCCCAGTTAAGATCACCCGGAATTTCCTTGATACTGGCGAAGGCTCTGTCCTCGTCGAATTTGGCAACACCAAAGTGCTGTGTGTTGCCTCCTTTACTGAAGGTGTTCCGCGGTGGCGCAAAGATTCTGGAGAAGGTTGGGTAACTGGCGAATACGCTATGTTGCCACGTGCCACCTCCACCCGTAACCAGCGTGAATCGGTGAAAGGAAAAGTTTCGGGCCGTACCCAAGAAATCTCCCGCCTAGTCGGACGCGCCTTGCGCGCCGTCGTCGATATGAGCGCCTTGGGGGAGAACACGATCGTCCTCGACTGTGACGTTTTACAGGCTGACGGCGGAACCCGCACCGCTTCAATCACCGGAGCTTATGTTGCACTCGCCGACGCCATCGACTGGGGTATCGCACAAGGGCATATTAAGCCACGAGTTGGTAAGCCAGTACTCAAAGATTCAGTCGCCGCGATCTCCGTCGGCATCATCGACGGCGTGCCATGTCTTGATCTGCCCTACGAAGAAGACGTGCGTGCGGAGACAGATATGAACGTGGTGATGACTGGCTCTGGAAAATTTGTTGAAGTCCAAGGAACCGCCGAAGGTGAACCATTCGACCGCGCCGAACTCGGCGTCCTACTTGATCTTGCAACAAAAGGCTGTGAAGAGCTTACTATTAAGCAGCGTCAAGCACGTGAAAACGGTAACTGA
- a CDS encoding Fic family protein — translation MDEYLSLKKLSYQGLGADEGEFRRRIDSPSCVTLKFPVGNYSMFYVVTASMMSKVEEISQMASEIQKYTNLLPDIVMKRYIRLLIADETVATNDIEGINSTRKEALAAYDADENVNIRLSSLVHLLASLTTDLAELPLRTPADIRAIYDAVTRGEVDGSDAPDGELFRAQPVHVIAASQKVIHTGFQPERKIVEGLEVMLQELTQPSGSHVISAIISHLMFEIVHPFYDGNGRTGRFILARKLAERGWPITALSVSARINENKNAYYRQFADVEHPLNRGEATHFVLFFLDLILEAQRDALNQLDEAYNRLAIVQEHLKTFDVDTECFTILWILAQAALFSDGNAVERRDLERYVKKSTPTINRHINELVEGRWVEQVSQRPVAVRLTEKGMSSLNLR, via the coding sequence ATGGACGAGTATCTTTCTCTTAAAAAGCTCAGTTACCAGGGTCTTGGTGCTGACGAAGGAGAGTTCCGTCGGCGGATTGATTCCCCTTCATGCGTAACCTTGAAATTCCCTGTTGGTAACTATTCGATGTTCTATGTGGTTACTGCTTCTATGATGTCGAAGGTTGAAGAAATTTCTCAGATGGCGAGCGAAATTCAAAAATATACGAATCTGCTCCCGGACATCGTTATGAAACGCTATATTCGCCTCTTGATCGCGGATGAAACAGTTGCAACTAATGACATTGAGGGGATTAATTCAACGCGTAAAGAGGCGCTGGCGGCGTATGATGCAGACGAAAATGTGAATATCCGACTCTCATCTCTGGTTCACCTTCTAGCGTCTTTGACTACTGACCTGGCAGAATTGCCACTTCGGACCCCTGCAGACATTCGAGCTATTTATGATGCGGTAACGAGGGGAGAGGTTGACGGATCTGATGCTCCAGATGGTGAGCTATTTCGCGCCCAGCCGGTGCATGTGATCGCAGCATCGCAGAAAGTCATCCATACGGGTTTTCAGCCAGAGCGGAAAATAGTCGAAGGTCTCGAAGTGATGCTGCAGGAACTAACCCAGCCTTCTGGTTCGCACGTAATTAGCGCAATCATCTCTCATCTTATGTTCGAAATTGTGCACCCGTTTTACGATGGAAATGGCAGAACGGGTAGATTTATTCTCGCGCGTAAACTTGCCGAAAGGGGGTGGCCGATAACGGCTCTGAGTGTTTCTGCTCGTATCAATGAAAACAAGAACGCATACTATAGGCAGTTTGCGGACGTTGAGCATCCACTTAATCGTGGCGAGGCTACACATTTTGTGTTGTTCTTCCTTGATCTCATACTTGAGGCACAACGAGATGCTTTAAATCAGTTAGATGAAGCGTATAATCGCTTGGCGATAGTTCAGGAACATCTAAAGACGTTTGATGTGGATACTGAGTGTTTTACGATTTTGTGGATTCTTGCCCAAGCGGCACTTTTTTCTGATGGGAACGCAGTGGAACGTCGAGACTTAGAGCGGTATGTGAAGAAATCGACCCCCACTATCAATAGACACATCAACGAGCTTGTCGAAGGTAGATGGGTGGAGCAGGTGTCGCAGCGTCCCGTTGCTGTTCGGTTGACCGAAAAGGGTATGTCAAGTCTTAACCTGCGGTAG